The following coding sequences are from one Dermacentor silvarum isolate Dsil-2018 chromosome 4, BIME_Dsil_1.4, whole genome shotgun sequence window:
- the LOC125944986 gene encoding uncharacterized protein LOC125944986, whose translation MTEAKKVLGIAQDGTPQQAGTRPFYHANRRPSRWVKHVVTWRTRAASIRGAATGPACTWYETHEEEPTSWDVCKQKLSNLFGKFAGRKFAVAKYQSCRDQTATESYVAYIPDVLALCHCVDSSMPEADRMLMPFAVGRRSSVPLATAPSFFIAAPFCTLIPGKLTDAAPGDDAALDSRPASLLLTLPTDQNLMALEVDALPVTALINTGAHLSVMRADVRKRLKKVLTPAESCVVRVADGGTPAVLGMCAVRDYRIILPNVSLGEAMKRAVMLHCDISGRPYRIEDFRKPLQDAGVIKDVAVIGAYQMSHVWLVNLRTDEAKKKLIEAGRLVVKDRLCIVIDPNRQEVRLKLHWVALDVTSDNIRRAFSEYGEVKEVTNDRWKAEGFECADSLTKFVRLFLKEGIALDNIPHQMRLGSGTVLIVAPGRAPLCLRCKHTGHIRRDCRVPKCAECHAFGHGQEACTRSYAKAVGRSTVVDQSELVMDEEEAEQAAAPATADKRGTDQGADKEVRVSGLQTPAMTVSSVGEHQETATTNAVGVGPVLQDEGPTGESSDATSVSQTQQAASIKPAVDESAVGNMDAETTPAKRRHDDVSAVSQEQRLRQVEASLEANGVKKKPRSAVRTRASSLTRGGKEVNS comes from the exons atgaccgaggcgaagaag gtgctgggtattgcaCAAGACGGAACTCCACAGCAGGCTGGAACTCGGCCGTTCTACCATGCTAACAGACGACCAAGCCGCTGGGTCAAGCACGTCGTCACCTGGCGCACCCGGGCCGCCAGCATCCGCGGCGCCGCAACC GGACCAGCATGCACCTGGTATGAAACACATGAGGAAGAGCCGACAAGCTGGGACGTATGCAAGCAAAAACTTAGCAACCTCTTCGGAAAGTTCGCTGGTCGCAAGTTCGCCGTTGCGAAATACCAATCCTGTCGGGATCAGACAGCTACCGAGTCGTACGTTGCGTACATCCCTGATGTCCTAGCTCTTTGCCACTGCGTCGATTCCAGTATGCCCGAGGCTGACAGA ATGCTCATGCCGTTCGCCGTCGGCCGACGATCGTCGGTCCCGCTCGCCACTGCCCCGTCGTTTTTCATCGCCGCACCCTTCTGTACGCTCATCCCCGGAAAACTGACAGATGCAGCTCCCGGAGATGACGCTGCATTGGACTCTCGACCTGCAAGTCTTCTCCTTACATTGCCGACAGATCAGAACTTAATGGCCTTGGAAGTTGATGCCCTACCTGTCACTGCCCTGATCAACACCGGCGCACACCTCTCGGTCATGAGGGCTGATGTCCGGAAGCGACTCAAGAAAGTGCTCACTCCTGCCGAGTCCTGCGTCGTACGAGTCGCTGATGGGGGAACCCCTGCTGTGCTGGGAATGTGTGCAGTTCGT gactacaggattaTTTTGCCCAACGTTTCATTAGGTGAAGCTATGAAGCGTGCAGTCATGCTGCACTGCGACATCTCAGGTCGTCCATATCGCATCGAAGACTTTCGAAAGCCCTTACAAGACGCCGGCGTCATCAAGGACGTTGCTGTAATAGGTGCCTACCAGATGTCCCACGTCTGGCTCGTTAACCTGCGGACGGATGAAGCGAAAAAGAAGCTTATAGAAGCAGGAAGGTTGGTCGTCAAGGATCGTCTTTGCATCGTCATCGACCCCAACAGGCAAGAGGTGCGTCTGAAGTTGCATTGGGTGGCTTTGGATGTCACGAGCGATAACATTCGGAGGGCATTCAGTGAATACGGCGAAGTGAAGGAAGTGACCAATgacaggtggaaagcggagggctTCGAATGTGCTGACTCTCTGACAAAGTTTGTGCGATTGTTTTTGAAAGAGGGTATCGCACTAGACAACATACCGCACCAGATGCGCCTGGGCAGCGGTACAGTGCTCATTGTGGCGCCAGGACGAGCCCCTCTTTGCCTTCGTTGCAAGCACACGGGTCATATACGGCGTGATTGCAGGGTACCGAAGTGCGCCGAATGTCATGCGTTTGGCCATGGACAGGAAGCATGTACTCGCAGCTACGCCAAAGCCGTGGGCAGATCTACGGTTGTAGACCAAAGCGAGCTTGTCATGGACGAGGAAGAGGCAGAGCAAGCTGCGGCACCTGCGACAGCCGACAAGAGAGGAACCGATCAGGGAGCTGACAAGGAAGTCCGCGTCTCGGGGCTGCAGACGCCGGCCATGACGGTGTCCAGCGTCGGTGAGCACCAAGAGACTGCTACAACGAACGCGGTTGGCGTTGGTCCGGTGCTCCAGGATGAGGGCCCCACGGGAGAGTCCTCGGACGCGACCAGCGTCTCTCAAACGCAGCAGgcagcaagcataaagccagcgGTCGACGAAAGTGCTGTGGGAAATATGGACGCGGAGACAACCCCGGCAAAACGTCGCCATGACGACGTGAGTGCGGTGTCGCAGGAGCAGCGTCTGAGACAGGTCGAAGCTTCTCTGGAAGCGAATGGGGTGAAgaagaaacctcgcagcgccGTTCGGACGCGCGCGTCGTCCCTGACAAGGGGCGGCAAGGAGGTGAACTCTTAG